CCCGGCTGACCCCGCTGTGCTTCCCTGTGGAGAATGTAAAGACTCACCTTGGGAGTTCTTTCGGCCTGTGACGGGAATAGGATCAAACTCGTCCTCGGTGCCGGCCTCTGCGCTGGCTTGCTGGGGCTCGAAGTCTGAGATCAGGAGAGATGAGTCTGCAGGAGGTTACAGAAAGGTGGGTTGCTGATGTAAAAGTATGAAATCTCAATTGTGGCAGATGATGATGGgtgaaaaaatatgaaagaagCAATGGTTCTTCCTCACTACCTTTGTTAACGTCATAAAACTATTGATAAAATCAGCAGTCTCAGTCTGGGACACAATACGGTTTTACAGATTATTCTACTAAAAAGGAAGCActcagatatttgttttatcatgTGAAACTGATGATACTAGTGATATGAAATGACACTGTACACAGAAAAATCATtataatgaataaatgtttaaatttcatttatgtttttattcattctaaTTTCCAAACAGTATTAAATCATGAGGATAAACATAACTGATAACATCTCTGCTGAGATGAATTTGTTATGAGGACACTGAAGTGATTCTGCTGCCACCCAGTGGCTGAAAACTTCTGCTTcctacaaaaaaaatgtcagtgatgTTACGACCCTGATGAAAAAAACTTGCACCCTGTGTGCatcataaataaatcacagcGTGATTATTTGCTAaccctttttgacatatataaTCAACAGAAGTCAgtgaaaatacaatatatttaatgtatgacctcatcaacttcattgatttttgtaaatatctgcttattctgaatttgatgcagcaacacgtttcaatcAAGTTGGctcaggagcaacaacagactgggaaagctgaggaacgctccagaaacacctgtttggatcattccacaggtaaacaggctcattgctaacaggtgatagcatcatgattgggtatgaaaggagcatcctggaaaggctcagtcgttcacaagcgagaatggagcgaggttcaacactttgtgaacacatgattggataaataTTTTGGTCCCACTGAGCCAGACAGCAGACTGCTACACAACAACCTACTGTAACTGCTAAAGTCTCCGTCTTATCTAACTTCCAAACATGAACACACGTCTAGCTTGTTGAACGaaccacaaaacaaacactcccCCTGGGAAAAGTGCACAGCTGAAGTCAGTTTGCGGGCTggttagctaattagctgctcagctgcagcacattaaacacgCACGTAAATGTACCAACATATATAAACAGAACTTTTGTTCAGTGAGATGTTGGTGTGGTTCTTTCTAATCAGTGAAACAgcgtccccacaaactaactcATTTACTCTTCTGTGACTAATTAAAAAGCACTGTGATATGTAGAGGATTCTCCCAGCTTACCTGCTTTAGGCTGTGCAGAGTCTCCAGACAACAGACTGAAATCATCCAAAGCAGAGGCAGCGGAGGTGGGAGctgaggagacggaggaggtgGCGCTGGTCGCTACCGGAGGGGCGGACGGACCGGAGATCAGAGAGCAGCCCAGCAGAGAGTCGTCTGTAGTGAGAGGGTCTGCGACAGGTCAGGAGAGGccaaaggaagagaggaaagagggtAAAGATTAGTTATGGCTCAGGTAAAAAGAGAACAAGGACACACGACTCTAAGATCTACAGTGATTCTGagatacatgcacacatcttCCACTATTTACATTTGTGGGTACAGATCGATAAATAACCTTCTTTCAGGTAACCAATGAGAGTTTACACTGCAGACAAAGGCTGTTTTCTCACCTAACTCTAAAAATGTTAAGCTGCGCACCACAACACGAAAAGCATCAGCAaccaaaaaaaatattaaatgcaaTAAGTTTTGAAACACACGCGCACCTTTTGCAGACTCTTCCACAGAGCCACCGAAGGGATCAGACAGTGACAAGAGGTCTGGAAGCATGAGTGAAGACGTGTCTGGAGATTTGAGTCCTTCAATCAGCTTCTCTGAAGGCCAGTGAAGAATTAGAGACGATAAAGGAGACATACTTGAGCAAAGTGCGATAacaaaatcagcagcagcaagcacaacaaagaaaaagaccaCAAAAaaggagtgtttgtgtgtgcagagagataTTTACCTGGAGCATCTGACAGGTCAAGGGTACCGAAAGGATCGGGGACAATCAACAGGGATGCTCCTGAATCCACATCAACGATGGCTGCTGGTTTTTCAGCTAGGAAACAGAAGTAGTGTTTCATTGAGAAGATATATAATCCATTATAAAGCCTGAAAATAAGCCTAAAAATAAGCAGTTTGTTAGTTGGTGTGACTCAGTATAAAACAAATGGCTGTTTACATCAATTACAATGCTAATACCAAATCAAATGTGTATCCCCCTAAATTAGCAAATCAGTTCTTCAACTTTTCTGTCTTATTAAaggaaacacataaaaaaaaaaacagtggctACAGTTCCTGgttactgcagcagcacagccagagCTCTGCACATTAACATCACTACAGTAACGCCAATCCTAATTTAGACCAAACCCTTTATTCTATTTATGTGATGCACAGAGGCAGCTCTTGCTTTCAAAGTCTTCTTGAAGCTATCAGATTAATGGATCTGGTGCATTAAGACGTTTTCCTCTTGGTTGGATATTACACTACAGACATTACACTACAATGCATTATGTGGCATCAGTGCAGTATTTATAGATTATAAAGATATTTTTACTGTAATAAGGCCTGACAGTGGACAGGAATGATGTCCTGCTGACAAATGCTTGAACCAAGCAGAATTTGCTTTTTTCTACATACCAGTTTCTTGGGGTGTATCTTCCACAGTTGAGGCCTGCAGGCCTGGTATCAACTCCTCAGAGGATGTTGGCTCAAGTTCTGAGGGAGGTTCTGGGAAAAACAAACTCCCAGCTATTAACAGTTTATCACATACAgaaaatacagcacacacacatgtacacacaaactgtacCAGCAGGCTTTTTGTCCTCGGTTTTGAATTCCTCTGCTGTGAGGTTGGAGAAGTTGTCATCGTCAAACGGGTTCCACGCAGGTGGCGTGGGAGTGTCAGTGGCGCCGCCGGCcgcaggaacagcagcagctccagattTGTTTTGGTCTTGTCCTGCATCACTAACACCGAGCTGAACAGGCTGGGTGGTGCTCGGTTGAGATGTAAGTGATCTATgggttacaaaaaaaaaaacaaaaacacacaaaatatgatAAACAAACAGGAGAAGACTCGATCTTAAACTGTGCTTCGGGTTTATTCCAGTACATGTGGCACTTACTGGTTGAGGGCAGCGTCTCCGTTAGCTCCCTGTGGGGAGTCACTCACTGGGGCTCCAGCAACGGCGCTCGCTGCGGCATCACTCGGCATTCGTTGGTGGCCTCGTTCTTCGGTCGTCTTTGGAGAACCAGGTGGAGTCTGATCAAACGGGGCATGGAGtggaaaaaatacacagaagATCAGGACATGTGTTATGGAAGATCTCACAAGTCACGGAAAATCTCACAGCCAAATGTGCTGACAAGCCATGTTATCAAGTTTTCATATCACAGTCGCAGGTTTTTGGTGGCAGAAAGTCTCACAGTAAAGGAGCAATTGTGACGCTTTTTCTCAAAGTCAATCATAAAGAAAAATGGAAGCAActgatggatagatggatgaagAGGACACCGGGCCTTGCCAGATTATGAACAAATAAGAAGTCATTAATTctgacactgatgatgatgtgagCAGAAGACCACTCACTGTGTCAGCTGGTTTCTGGCTGATCTCAGTGCAGGCAGGTTGAGCCTGGGCAGCTGATGGCTGAgttatctgctgctgctgaagaggtACAGGCGGCTGACCAGAGGCCGGTTTGTTGGGTGAAGGCTGAGCTGCCGGCTGCTGAGCCTGGCCAGCCTGCTTGCGTCGAGCTGGGCGCTGAGGTGGGGCCGGGCTCGATGGAGTCTGGGCTGCCTGCTGGGAGGTGGCGCCGGCCACGGAGGGAGGCGTGGTCTGTTGTTGAACTATCGGTTGTGCTTGTGGCTGGACGTCAGTCTTGGTCACCGGTGACAcgcatgctgctgttgttgtagTCTCTGCTCCTGTAGCTGCGGCTGGCTGCACCGGCTGTCACACAGACATTACATTTGCATCTTAAATGAGTTAGTGCTCTGGGTCCCAAAAGCAGCTATGTTTTTTGTGAACAATGTGGGTGTTTTATTGCTGACACAAATGGTTTTTCAGTGTAATTTCTCAGTGTGTACCTGcttctgtggagctgcagcctgACTTGAATTGTTTTGTGACTGGATGAGTGGCAGAACTGAAGTCTGCGCTTTctgtgactgcagagctgcagctggctgagagAGGTCTAAACTGACTCCTGTGGGATGTTAAAAAGAGCACAGATTTAATTAGTCAACAGTATGGAAAAAATCTGAATCTTAATACTACACAGATGCACCACAATGTAAGTATGAAGCAACACAAATAGGTCTATCAGAGCATTTCAGATAATATTCATCTTGAACAAAATCTATGGAAGGATTATATAATCTGTTAAATTCTGATTAAAGACATCAAAGTGATTCGTAACAGGTACAAAAGGGGATATCAACAGAAGCGCTGTTTCACAAGGTGGAGAAGATCATTACATAATCACTTTGGGCCTATGGTTAGCTTGCTGTAATTTGCATGAGTCTTAACCTGCATACTTGATCTGTTCCTGTTGAGAATTGCAGCATCCAATGTGTGCACAAAGGATTAGAGGGATTCCTGTCTTTACGCACATCTTTTTTCAAAAGCTCAGTTTCTTTTCCCTGTGATGAAGAGGACAATAAGAACTCAGTGCTGTACGTACCCACAGGCTGAGCTGCACCACCAGGGAGATTAGCCCGCTTTCGAGGGGTGAGAGCAGCAGGCTGGATGGGTAGGATGCCAGCCGCAGGCTGGGTATGGGCTGCTTTGGGCCTCTGGCGAGGGGTGATGGAGGTTTCAGTGGTAGGAATTGGATCCGTCAGCCTGGCAATGAAGGGAGCACGTTGGCCTTCTTGTTAATTATGGCAAATAGTTTTAACATAATGACTTAATGAGTATCAGAACTCTGAGTGTACCTAATTACTTCCATAAAATGTAGTGTTACTACAGCTTTAATGGTAATACAGCATAAGCAGGTCATGCTTGCCTGGGCTTAGTCTGGCTcttctttgctgcagcagcctcacTCGCTTTGATTGGCTCAGGAAGTTTAGAAGGAATAGGGGAATTCtggataatgaaaaaaaaaatgcaaaattgtTCACGAAATCTTGAATTTCCACAAGACAGCAGTATCAGTGACAAGGGTGTACTGGAAAAACTTCGTGATTCTTGCAGTTGGCAGTAATGGTGAAGAAAATCAGTCTTAAAAAGCTTTTTATGCAATAGTGTATGCAACAAATGAATAAGTGCAGATTTAGCTCCCACACCCTGAGAACTGGCCGAGAACCGAAAGCAGATTCCACTGAATGTGATGGGGAAATCAATTCTTGATGAGACAAAACCAAGCAAATTCAAATATTTAAGCTGACGTTGGTGCTGAGAGACACTGACCTTCACATTCTGAACAGGGCAGGTCCGCTGAGCTAGTTTAAAAGCAAAGTAGGAAACCTGGTAGATATCTGGTCTTTTGTCTGGGTCTGGCTCCAGCATGTACCctgaaaaaacaccacacagaaagaagagagtGAAACTCAAAAAACTGAGAGCTACAAAGAGTAGATATTCATGCTTCGACTCACAAATGCAAACTGAATTTGATGTTGTTGTAAACGTTAATTAATGTGTAAGAAGGACTAACGAATGAGGCAGTGAAGATCATAAGAGTAGCGGGAGTTATCTGGAATGGTGAAACTGCCATCGCAGATGGCCACCTGGCTTTCACCAAAGGGCAGAGTGAAGAAGCACAACTTGTACAGCAAACAGCCCAGCGCCTGGAGAAGACAATCCCATGCACACCCCGCCACACCAAacaaaggcagaggaggagagaagacaagaggagatcaatcaagaacaacaacagtaCACAGGAAGTCACACAACAAATACTCTTCCCCTCTAAACACCATCTGGTTTAAGGTTGAAAACTACATATT
The Chelmon rostratus isolate fCheRos1 chromosome 19, fCheRos1.pri, whole genome shotgun sequence DNA segment above includes these coding regions:
- the LOC121622988 gene encoding AP2-associated protein kinase 1-like isoform X2: MRKFFDSRRELVSSGPGSGGGGGSSGSSHAGGNFIGRAFTVGRHQVTVEEIIAEGGFAIVFLVRTNQGVRCALKRMYVNNEHDLQVCKCEIQIMKDLVGHKNIVGYLDSSITAMGSRDVWEVLILMDYCKGGQVVNLMNQRLQTGFTEAEVLQIFCDTCDAVSRLHQRKTPIIHRDLKVENILLHDKGHYVLCDFGSATNKFQSPQTEGVATVEEEIKKYTTLSYRAPEMVNLYNNKIITTKADIWALGCLLYKLCFFTLPFGESQVAICDGSFTIPDNSRYSYDLHCLIRYMLEPDPDKRPDIYQVSYFAFKLAQRTCPVQNVKNSPIPSKLPEPIKASEAAAAKKSQTKPRLTDPIPTTETSITPRQRPKAAHTQPAAGILPIQPAALTPRKRANLPGGAAQPVGVSLDLSQPAAALQSQKAQTSVLPLIQSQNNSSQAAAPQKQPVQPAAATGAETTTTAACVSPVTKTDVQPQAQPIVQQQTTPPSVAGATSQQAAQTPSSPAPPQRPARRKQAGQAQQPAAQPSPNKPASGQPPVPLQQQQITQPSAAQAQPACTEISQKPADTTPPGSPKTTEERGHQRMPSDAAASAVAGAPVSDSPQGANGDAALNQSLTSQPSTTQPVQLGVSDAGQDQNKSGAAAVPAAGGATDTPTPPAWNPFDDDNFSNLTAEEFKTEDKKPAELEPTSSEELIPGLQASTVEDTPQETAEKPAAIVDVDSGASLLIVPDPFGTLDLSDAPEKLIEGLKSPDTSSLMLPDLLSLSDPFGGSVEESAKDPLTTDDSLLGCSLISGPSAPPVATSATSSVSSAPTSAASALDDFSLLSGDSAQPKADSSLLISDFEPQQASAEAGTEDEFDPIPVTGRKNSQDVQRELNSNVLQLTEESQRPRIQQRTAACAYNKHAVPSVERSIRHNTTPATSTTMHFIPVNQVSQFQPPNSPVASDVFQLAPFKTPGKESRMAFSSAACPASHKPCEASDVFLQAPFGKRQETTRAVSSNTRIFKSGPQQIQPTKQHHLVPASSPPAPQSPGVSPLLQQPVVVHRVVSRIGQQAAVGSVAVGPLHAWTIGGRALEDPFTAAPFQPRCSQSKP
- the LOC121622988 gene encoding AP2-associated protein kinase 1-like isoform X3, which encodes MRKFFDSRRELVSSGPGSGGGGGSSGSSHAGGNFIGRAFTVGRHQVTVEEIIAEGGFAIVFLVRTNQGVRCALKRMYVNNEHDLQVCKCEIQIMKDLVGHKNIVGYLDSSITAMGSRDVWEVLILMDYCKGGQVVNLMNQRLQTGFTEAEVLQIFCDTCDAVSRLHQRKTPIIHRDLKVENILLHDKGHYVLCDFGSATNKFQSPQTEGVATVEEEIKKYTTLSYRAPEMVNLYNNKIITTKADIWALGCLLYKLCFFTLPFGESQVAICDGSFTIPDNSRYSYDLHCLIRYMLEPDPDKRPDIYQVSYFAFKLAQRTCPVQNVKNSPIPSKLPEPIKASEAAAAKKSQTKPRLTDPIPTTETSITPRQRPKAAHTQPAAGILPIQPAALTPRKRANLPGGAAQPVGVSLDLSQPAAALQSQKAQTSVLPLIQSQNNSSQAAAPQKQPVQPAAATGAETTTTAACVSPVTKTDVQPQAQPIVQQQTTPPSVAGATSQQAAQTPSSPAPPQRPARRKQAGQAQQPAAQPSPNKPASGQPPVPLQQQQITQPSAAQAQPACTEISQKPADTTPPGSPKTTEERGHQRMPSDAAASAVAGAPVSDSPQGANGDAALNQSLTSQPSTTQPVQLGVSDAGQDQNKSGAAAVPAAGGATDTPTPPAWNPFDDDNFSNLTAEEFKTEDKKPAEPPSELEPTSSEELIPGLQASTVEDTPQETAEKPAAIVDVDSGASLLIVPDPFGTLDLSDAPEKLIEGLKSPDTSSLMLPDLLSLSDPFGGSVEESAKDPLTTDDSLLGCSLISGPSAPPVATSATSSVSSAPTSAASALDDFSLLSGDSAQPKADSSLLISDFEPQQASAEAGTEDEFDPIPVTGRKNSQVSGGHSRSNSGGSESSLPSLARSLLLVDQLIDL
- the LOC121622988 gene encoding AP2-associated protein kinase 1-like isoform X1 — translated: MRKFFDSRRELVSSGPGSGGGGGSSGSSHAGGNFIGRAFTVGRHQVTVEEIIAEGGFAIVFLVRTNQGVRCALKRMYVNNEHDLQVCKCEIQIMKDLVGHKNIVGYLDSSITAMGSRDVWEVLILMDYCKGGQVVNLMNQRLQTGFTEAEVLQIFCDTCDAVSRLHQRKTPIIHRDLKVENILLHDKGHYVLCDFGSATNKFQSPQTEGVATVEEEIKKYTTLSYRAPEMVNLYNNKIITTKADIWALGCLLYKLCFFTLPFGESQVAICDGSFTIPDNSRYSYDLHCLIRYMLEPDPDKRPDIYQVSYFAFKLAQRTCPVQNVKNSPIPSKLPEPIKASEAAAAKKSQTKPRLTDPIPTTETSITPRQRPKAAHTQPAAGILPIQPAALTPRKRANLPGGAAQPVGVSLDLSQPAAALQSQKAQTSVLPLIQSQNNSSQAAAPQKQPVQPAAATGAETTTTAACVSPVTKTDVQPQAQPIVQQQTTPPSVAGATSQQAAQTPSSPAPPQRPARRKQAGQAQQPAAQPSPNKPASGQPPVPLQQQQITQPSAAQAQPACTEISQKPADTTPPGSPKTTEERGHQRMPSDAAASAVAGAPVSDSPQGANGDAALNQSLTSQPSTTQPVQLGVSDAGQDQNKSGAAAVPAAGGATDTPTPPAWNPFDDDNFSNLTAEEFKTEDKKPAEPPSELEPTSSEELIPGLQASTVEDTPQETAEKPAAIVDVDSGASLLIVPDPFGTLDLSDAPEKLIEGLKSPDTSSLMLPDLLSLSDPFGGSVEESAKDPLTTDDSLLGCSLISGPSAPPVATSATSSVSSAPTSAASALDDFSLLSGDSAQPKADSSLLISDFEPQQASAEAGTEDEFDPIPVTGRKNSQDVQRELNSNVLQLTEESQRPRIQQRTAACAYNKHAVPSVERSIRHNTTPATSTTMHFIPVNQVSQFQPPNSPVASDVFQLAPFKTPGKESRMAFSSAACPASHKPCEASDVFLQAPFGKRQETTRAVSSNTRIFKSGPQQIQPTKQHHLVPASSPPAPQSPGVSPLLQQPVVVHRVVSRIGQQAAVGSVAVGPLHAWTIGGRALEDPFTAAPFQPRCSQSKP